From Arcobacter arenosus, one genomic window encodes:
- a CDS encoding xanthine dehydrogenase family protein molybdopterin-binding subunit, producing MSLNRRDFVKNSALLSSAFIVGFNLPTKGMASKVEKKSEVIEPNAFIKIDKDNTITFYLGQVEMGQGAYTGIAMCIADELDAFWDEIIFEPAPVNDVFNIPGMPMMLTGGSMSIKTQQQRVRQVGATLRYMLKSAAAKKWQVRMYDVSTKDSFVINKKTKEKLSYGSLIEDIKNMKLPNDVKLKSAKEHTLIGKRIKRHPLEVEEKITGQAKFGIDVRLPNMKYAALVQPISFGAKIISYDDSKAKNMPGILKIKKLSNEKIAIIAEHWYQAKMAIDKVEVKWDKGDFGKVSSEDLEKEYISYFDKDDLPIMKKDGNTNEAFKNAKKVVEAQYTFPFLAHAPMEPLNCTVHHQGSKAFMSVGGQFQTLYRGTCAKILGIKPEDVEYYNNYLGSSFGRRANPASDFVIDAVLVAKDEKWPIQTLWTREDDIKMGYYRPLTVNKAKMAVDENGYITAFKADVINQSLTKGTMFEGFMYKDGIDATQREGLETHPYNIANHDLKAFCPDSPVPVLWLRSVGHTTSAPVVENIVDQAAIASGIDPLDFRIKNLKSPRFVKLLENVAKQSDWYNREKNSGYGVAIAESFGSIVAYVVKVKVENNDFKVQNVWGAVDCGMAINPLGIENQIEGCINFTIGYIKYAQISLENGATVQNNFYDYEVNRIKDAPESINVEIINSGEKIGGIGEVGVPPMFAAVINALYDATGKRYTNFPIKLG from the coding sequence ATGAGTTTAAATAGAAGAGATTTTGTAAAAAATAGTGCCCTTTTAAGTTCAGCTTTTATTGTAGGGTTTAATCTGCCAACAAAAGGTATGGCTTCTAAAGTAGAGAAAAAAAGTGAAGTTATTGAACCAAACGCTTTTATAAAAATTGATAAAGATAATACAATTACTTTTTATCTTGGACAAGTTGAAATGGGGCAGGGAGCTTATACTGGTATTGCTATGTGTATAGCCGATGAACTTGATGCTTTTTGGGATGAAATTATTTTTGAACCAGCTCCTGTGAATGATGTATTTAATATTCCTGGAATGCCAATGATGTTAACTGGTGGGTCTATGAGTATTAAAACTCAACAACAAAGAGTAAGACAAGTTGGGGCTACTTTAAGATATATGTTAAAAAGTGCTGCTGCAAAAAAATGGCAAGTAAGAATGTATGATGTATCAACAAAAGATTCTTTTGTAATCAATAAAAAAACAAAAGAAAAACTTTCATATGGTTCTTTAATTGAAGATATAAAAAATATGAAACTTCCAAATGATGTAAAACTAAAAAGTGCTAAAGAACATACTTTAATTGGGAAAAGAATAAAAAGACATCCTTTAGAAGTGGAAGAAAAAATTACTGGTCAAGCTAAATTTGGTATTGATGTTAGATTACCTAATATGAAATATGCAGCACTTGTTCAACCTATATCTTTTGGAGCTAAAATTATCAGTTATGATGATTCTAAAGCAAAAAACATGCCAGGGATTTTAAAGATTAAAAAACTTTCAAATGAAAAAATAGCAATTATTGCTGAACATTGGTATCAAGCAAAAATGGCAATTGATAAAGTTGAAGTAAAATGGGATAAAGGTGATTTTGGGAAAGTTAGTTCTGAAGATTTGGAAAAAGAATATATAAGCTATTTTGATAAAGATGATTTGCCAATTATGAAAAAAGATGGTAATACAAATGAAGCTTTTAAAAATGCTAAAAAAGTAGTTGAGGCACAATATACTTTTCCATTTTTGGCCCATGCACCAATGGAACCATTAAATTGTACTGTTCATCATCAAGGTAGTAAGGCGTTTATGTCTGTGGGTGGTCAATTTCAAACACTTTATAGAGGAACTTGTGCAAAAATTTTAGGTATAAAACCTGAGGATGTAGAGTATTATAACAATTATTTAGGTTCAAGTTTTGGTAGACGAGCAAACCCAGCTAGTGATTTTGTTATTGATGCTGTTTTGGTTGCAAAAGATGAAAAATGGCCAATACAAACTTTATGGACAAGAGAAGATGATATTAAAATGGGTTATTATAGACCTCTTACTGTAAATAAAGCAAAAATGGCAGTTGATGAAAATGGTTATATTACAGCTTTTAAAGCAGATGTTATTAATCAGTCTTTGACAAAAGGGACAATGTTTGAAGGGTTTATGTATAAAGATGGTATTGATGCAACACAAAGGGAAGGTTTAGAAACCCATCCATATAATATTGCAAATCATGATTTAAAAGCCTTTTGTCCAGATTCCCCTGTTCCGGTATTATGGTTGAGATCTGTTGGACATACAACTTCAGCACCTGTTGTTGAAAATATAGTTGACCAAGCTGCTATTGCTTCTGGTATTGATCCCCTTGATTTTAGAATTAAAAATCTAAAAAGTCCTAGATTTGTAAAATTATTAGAAAATGTTGCTAAACAATCAGATTGGTACAATAGGGAGAAAAATAGTGGTTATGGTGTAGCTATTGCTGAATCATTTGGAAGTATCGTTGCATATGTTGTAAAAGTTAAAGTTGAAAACAATGATTTTAAAGTACAAAATGTATGGGGTGCAGTTGATTGTGGTATGGCTATAAATCCATTGGGAATTGAAAACCAAATTGAAGGGTGTATCAATTTTACTATTGGATATATTAAGTATGCACAAATTTCTTTAGAAAATGGGGCAACAGTTCAAAACAATTTTTATGATTATGAGGTAAATAGAATTAAAGATGCTCCTGAATCTATAAATGTTGAGATTATCAATTCAGGTGAAAAAATTGGTGGTATTGGTGAAGTTGGAGTTCCTCCTATGTTTGCAGCAGTAATTAATGCTTTATATGATGCAACGGGAAAAAGATATACTAATTTCCCAATAAAACTTGGATAA
- a CDS encoding (2Fe-2S)-binding protein has protein sequence MNYIFVDEKRFELKDIPQDTPILWVLRDYLDLTGTKFGCGVGMCGACTVLLDNQAIRSCSTPISKAYGKKITTIENKEDKELNALRIQWREHDVAQCGYCQSGQLVNAAGLLKSNSKPSKDEIISAMDGNICRCGTYNKILTAISSVSKGA, from the coding sequence ATGAATTATATATTTGTTGATGAAAAAAGATTTGAATTAAAAGATATTCCTCAAGACACCCCAATACTTTGGGTATTAAGAGATTACTTAGACCTTACTGGAACTAAGTTTGGATGTGGTGTTGGTATGTGTGGAGCCTGTACTGTATTACTGGATAATCAAGCAATTAGAAGTTGCTCAACTCCTATAAGCAAAGCATATGGCAAAAAAATCACAACTATTGAAAATAAAGAAGATAAAGAGTTAAATGCTTTAAGGATTCAATGGCGAGAACACGATGTTGCACAATGTGGATATTGTCAATCGGGGCAACTTGTAAATGCTGCAGGATTATTAAAGTCAAATTCAAAGCCATCAAAAGATGAGATTATCTCAGCTATGGATGGAAATATTTGTAGATGTGGTACTTATAATAAAATATTAACAGCAATTTCATCTGTTTCTAAAGGAGCATAA